Genomic segment of Aliiroseovarius sp. M344:
CGCGGTGTCTATTATGTCCCCGTTGAACGAGGATTCGAGCGCGAATTGAAGAAGCGCACCGACTATTTCGCGCGCCTACGGTCCAAACGATCTGACTAGTCGCGTTTTCCGACACTGATTGCATTGGTTGAGATGTAATAGCGATGACAAGCAAGCCGCAGAAACGACGGATTTGAGACCCGTGCCCCCAACTTTTTCACTGGTTGGGGTGGTCGCTGGGCGGTTTGATCAGGCGATCCTGACGGCACCTTCTTATCCGCGCGACTTGGTGGCTGCACCGTTGGTCTTTACAATGCTGATCGTTCAGGCTTTGCAGGCCGCAAAGAGGTGCGCCGGTCACCACCCCAATACAAGGCGTAAAACAGATGCAATGCTTGACAACTGCCCCTGTGCATCCGAGTTAGACCCCATGATGACACCCCTTCTTCAAGTCGCTCTTGGTGGCGCAATCGGCGCTTCGGCTCGGTATCTGACTGGCAACGCGGTGACGCGGATGCTGGGGCATGGCTTCCCGGCGGGCACGATGGTTGTGAATGTGCTCGGGTCGTTTCTGATGGGCATTCTGGTGGTGGCCTTGGCCCGCAAGGGCGGCAATGCCGCGGCACCGTTTTTGATGACGGGGCTGTTGGGCGGCTTTACGACCTTCTCGGCCTTTTCGCTGGATGCCATCACATTGTACGAGCGCGGCCAGATTGCGGCAGCCGGTTCCTATATTGCCGGGTCGGTCGTGCTGTCGCTCGCGGGGCTTTTTGCGGGGCTCCTCGTAGCTCGAATGGTGCTGGCATGAGTGGGGTGCAGGTTATCACCGTCGGTCCGGATGAGGCTGAACAGCGGCTGGATCGATGGGTCAAACGAATGTTCCCGCATGTCGGGCAAGGTCGGATCGAAAAGGGATGCCGAAAAGGCGAATTCCGTGTGAACGGCACCAAGGTTAAAACGTCGACCCGGATCGCGCCCGGTGACGAGGTACGGGTGCCTCCGTTGCCAGTACCGGAAAATGGACCGGAACGACCGCAACCTCAGCCGCGTGTGTCAGATGCCGATGCCAAGCTGATTCAGTCCTGTGTGCTTTACCGTGATGATCACATCATTGCGCTGAACAAACCGCCAGGTTTGCCAAGCCAAGGTGGCAGCAAACAGACCCGCCATGTTGACGGGCTGGCGGAAGCGCTGAAATTTGGTCGCGACGACAAACCGCGGCTTGTTCATCGGTTGGACAAGGATACATCCGGCGTTCTGTTATTGGCGCGCAGCCAAAAGATGGCGGGCGAACTGACACAAGCCTTCCGCGCACGTGATACCCGCAAGATCTATTGGGCCGTCGTCGCGGGTGTGCCGCAACCCCGCTGGGGCACCCTGCGCTGGGGCTTGGTGAAGGCACCCGGTCACGGAGGCAAGGGCGAGGGTGAAAAGATGGTTTGCGTCCACCCCCGTCATGTCGATGAAACGCCCGGTGCCAAGCGCGCGACCACGGATTATGCGGTGCTGACCACGCTGGCCAGTCGTGCGGCATGGGTCGCACTTGTGCCTGTCACAGGCCGCACCCACCAGCTTCGTGCCCATATGGCCGAGCTTGGCCACCCCATAGCAGGTGACGGAAAATATGGCGGATCAAGTCAGGAAAACCTTGGCGACGGGTGGGGCGCGCAGCTTGGCGGTGAGATATCTAAGAAGTTGCACCTTCATGCCCGCTCGATCACGTTCACGCATCCTGTCACTAAGAAATCTATGACCATCACTGCGCCGCTGCCTGAACATATGCAGCGGACGTGGGACTATATGGGGTGGCAGGACGGAGACGTGCCCGCCGACCCGTTCGAGGATCTGGAATGACCGACACGCCTTTGCGTCTGGTGGTTTTTGACGTCGACGGCACGCTGATCGACAGTCAGGATTTCATTGTCGAGGCGATGAATCGCGCCTTTGGCGAGATGGGCGTCGCCTGTCCCACACGTGCCGAAGTTCTTTCGATCGTTGGCCTGTCACTGCACGACGCAATTGAGCGCCTCGTGCCCAGTATGTCGCAGACCGAAGTTGCCGAGGCGACCCGGAAATATAAAGACATGTTCATCAAACTGCGCGCCGAAAAAGGGGGCGAGGCTGCGGCCCCGCTTTATCCCGGCGCGCGACAGGCTTTGGACGCGCTGCACCAAAAGGACGAAGTGTTGCTGGGTGTCGCAACCGGCAAAGCGCGGCGCGGACTGGACCACGCCTACGACGCGCATGACCTGCGTCATTACTTTGTTACCAGTCAGACCGCCGACAACCATCCGTCAAAACCACACCCGTCCATGTTGCGCGCCGCTTTGTCCGAAACCGGGGCAGAGGCCGCGCAGGCGGTGATGATCGGTGACACCAGTTTTGATATCGAAATGGGC
This window contains:
- the crcB gene encoding fluoride efflux transporter CrcB, with product MMTPLLQVALGGAIGASARYLTGNAVTRMLGHGFPAGTMVVNVLGSFLMGILVVALARKGGNAAAPFLMTGLLGGFTTFSAFSLDAITLYERGQIAAAGSYIAGSVVLSLAGLFAGLLVARMVLA
- a CDS encoding HAD-IA family hydrolase, whose product is MTDTPLRLVVFDVDGTLIDSQDFIVEAMNRAFGEMGVACPTRAEVLSIVGLSLHDAIERLVPSMSQTEVAEATRKYKDMFIKLRAEKGGEAAAPLYPGARQALDALHQKDEVLLGVATGKARRGLDHAYDAHDLRHYFVTSQTADNHPSKPHPSMLRAALSETGAEAAQAVMIGDTSFDIEMGRAAGYRTIGVTWGYHPREGLLAAGADLLIDTYAELTAALDELWGKA
- a CDS encoding RluA family pseudouridine synthase gives rise to the protein MSGVQVITVGPDEAEQRLDRWVKRMFPHVGQGRIEKGCRKGEFRVNGTKVKTSTRIAPGDEVRVPPLPVPENGPERPQPQPRVSDADAKLIQSCVLYRDDHIIALNKPPGLPSQGGSKQTRHVDGLAEALKFGRDDKPRLVHRLDKDTSGVLLLARSQKMAGELTQAFRARDTRKIYWAVVAGVPQPRWGTLRWGLVKAPGHGGKGEGEKMVCVHPRHVDETPGAKRATTDYAVLTTLASRAAWVALVPVTGRTHQLRAHMAELGHPIAGDGKYGGSSQENLGDGWGAQLGGEISKKLHLHARSITFTHPVTKKSMTITAPLPEHMQRTWDYMGWQDGDVPADPFEDLE